A region of the Oncorhynchus clarkii lewisi isolate Uvic-CL-2024 chromosome 4, UVic_Ocla_1.0, whole genome shotgun sequence genome:
GGTTTGAGTCTGATGAAAGACCTGCTTGAAGGGATGAAACATGATGTTCTGTTTCACCTATAATCCCTGCAACTGCCAGCCAGCAGCAGGTGGGATGTTTCCACGCTGTGATTTTGAAAGAGCTGCATGTCGAAGTTTGTTAGCTGACCCAATAATGGTGACTGTAAAGTAAATAGGGTCAAGTCTGTGTTGTGTCCACAGCTTTGTCCTAACAAGAGATGGGAAACTGAAggcatgtaaaaaaacaaaatacaaacATAGGTCAGTTAAAAAATGAATGCTATACTGTCtagtcaggtccataattattggcaccattgataaagatgagcaaaaatatTTATACAAATAATGAGCTGTATTGTATGCAACAATTTTTacaattattttatactaatacaattgctcagagaaagagattttgttgaaCAAATAATGCAACATCTTAAAAAAGAAAGGGGtcacaattattggcaccccgTTTTCTCTACTCCAGAACCCTCTCCTTTGCCTTTTTcgaaaatgttttatgagattggataACGCGTTGCAAGGGGTCTTAAAACCATAACCCTACAGTATCAGTCCCGAGACCCCAGCAAATATGGTATTTTCATTTATCTGACTTTCATTTATCTGCATGTCCAGCTCTTCTCTTTAGCCTCACAATGAAGTGttttattttcaggacaaccagggctacaagtagaataTAAAACAACTTGACATAAACAATAAAATAATGTCTGCCAAAGCAAAAACCTGATAAAAAAAAGGAGTTTCTATGTATGctgtaagtacagaaatggtttgatcAGTGGGTAAATTAACATACAACTAGTCAatgacaactgtgtggagtttggagtttgtGACAATAACTATGTGAGATTAATACAGTATTATAGGGATTTCCCATGACGATCTTCGATGTAGAAGAATCATTTATCTTCTAACGACTCTTGTGTAGCTTGGAAACAGGGGGAAACATACAGTGCGTGTATTTGTGGGattctcagcttttcatagatagcttgtaatagtttgtagctcaaaccatTCAAACTCTACAGATGATTTTGTAAAAAGACCCTGCCACAGGCCCCTTTGGATACGTCCTTATCTCGCAAACACCGCTTTAGTTATGCCCCCattaatcacacagactaatgcacaggcaaccaggtttttggcacACCAAAAAAATTCTAGCACTGGATAGAGTTCATGATGCCCTTGACCTTAataagggccccaggaccagtgaaaGCAAAATATCCCCATAACGTCAAACATTCATCACCGTATTTTACCGTAGGTATGGGGTACTTTTCTACATATGCTTCTGGTTTTTATCGCCACTGGTGTGCGTGgacaaagagctctattttcatgtcgtCTGATCATAGCACAGGTTCCGATCTAAGTGGTGGGTTTGGTGTAGAAAAACAGAAGCatatgcagaaaagtacctcataCCCAGGGTAAAaaatggtggtggatctttgatgttatgggaaTATTTTGCTTGCAATATGCAACATAGCTCAGTACTTGTATTATATATTTCATACAGGTTGCCAATAATTATAGACCTGGCTATATCtaccatatacagtacagtagatagtttATCTCACTTTTGATGTGTTGTGCTACCCATTCATCTGTAGTTTTGCAAGCTGTCTTTCTTTTAGAGGACAAGGGAATGGCTAATCTGTCAAAGATGCCTAATAAAACTCATTTCCACCCTACTGACATGATAAAAGGAACAAATAACTTTTAAAAGCTTACTTTGTGACGTGAAATATCACGTGAGGTCTACACCAGGCACCAGCTGTTTCTGCTAGCTTTACTACAAGTATGTATTGGTAGCACCGCCCTGGCCTTGTGGTCTGAACGGTTGAACAGGCGGTGGAAATGTAACTCAGACATTGAGGTTTACAGTAGTCTGTGAAGAAAATAAAGCTTAAAGCGCTGTAAAGCTGTTCTCATTTGAATCATTGTTGTCTAAAAAGAAGCAATGAAACATACAGAAACACAGTCAAATGTTGTGCAGTTACAATCCCAGGACTTTATTTGACATTTATCAAGTGTGCATGTGGTTAGCATCTGCACCAGAGAGTCAGAAGTTGTAGTACTATAGTGTTCCATCACCTTCTGAATGCTTTCAAATGTGCTAGGACTACTGTTTGAAATGTGAAAATGTGCTAGGACTACTGTTTGAAATGTGAAAATGTGCTAGGACTACTGTTTGAAATGTGAAAATGTGCTAGGACTACTGTTTGAAATGTGAAAATGTGCTAGGACTACTGTTTGAAATGTGAAAATGTGCTAGGACTACTGTTTGAAATGTGAAAATGTGCTAGGACTACTGTTTGAAATGTGAAAATGTGCTAGGACTACTGTTTGAAATGTGAAAATGTGCTAGGACTACTGTTTGAAATGTGAAAATGTGCTAGGACTACTGTTTGAAATGTGAAAATGCTGTGATTTAGTTTTGCTCATTTTGTTTTACGTTTGAACTATTTCTGCCATTTAGTACTCAACAGTAATGTATCTGCTTTTAAACAGAGAATACAGATGGTTGAAACACATTTAAGATAACTTTATCTTAATTGAGTAAACTGCTGCTCTGTTACTTTTCAAACTCTGGCAACAGTTCTTAATTGGTATCTACTGTTATGTAAATACGTTATGTAATAAATCTTTTTCTTTTAAATGGTGTGTTTCAACTGTTTTTGTGTCTTACAGTGACATCTTGTTTAAAAGTCCTGATAACAAGTCATTGTTAAATTAAAAATGTAGATTAATTAGCATTGGATCAAAGTCAAGCTTTTCTATTCGGCTCCAGCCACATGTGGTCTACAGACTGGATCCAAACATGTGGTTTTATTTAGCTTTGTGGAAAGGTTAAATAGGAAACTTGGATAACAGAAAAAAGTGCTGAGTCTTTGCATATTATGAAGTTTTCAAAGTCTCTAAGGCATTTTCACTACATATACTATATAGTACTTATCATTCTCTTAATATCGAGCAGGGGATCATATATgattatttgggggggggggggggttgttaccTATGATAGAAGAAAGGCTACTGTTGTCTCAACACATGACAAATGTATCTTTTAACCATGATATCTATTTAATACCTATTTTTAAGGCACTTAGGTTCTGGTGGCCCAATGAGTCTGGACTATAGACATAGACTGAATCAAGAAGAGGAAAGGCAGAATGAGGTGCATATGATGACAGACTTGTAAAGAAAGAAAAAATCTTTATTGGTTAAAATTGCCTTCCACAGATATAATTAATGAGTTTTTTGTTTCTTGCTCTCATGCACTTACACACTGTACAACAGTGGATTTCCATGGAATGACATTATCTGACCCCATTATTAAACAATTGTACACCGAAGTGTGTCTTGTATTCTGAATGGAGGCCCTTTGCTTTAGCCTTTTGAGATCATTGAAACCAGCGGTCACAAAAACAAGCCCTGTCTGaatgtatgtactgtagtgattTCTGCCTGGTGTAGTAACATGAATTAGTAACTTACATATCAGAAAACACTTGCCCCTTTTTTTTGCCTCATATTACACTGTAGTCAATATCTCAGTGCAAACACCATCGTAGCTGAATAACCCATGAAACTCTCTGTTGACGTACCGAAATACCATGATGCAGAATtgggagagaagaaaaaaacacaGAAAACATGAAAATGTCCAATTGAAATCCCATCTACAAGTGTTTGGTAGTTGTGGAGCTACATTGGCATATACCTTTTAATATATTTGACTAAATATTAGTCTAGCTCTATAAGCAGTCTTCTAAAAACTCACATTGGTGAAACAGTTAGCTTGAATTACAGTACTAAAAATCTATCTCTCAAGCAGCAATGATTACATTGAGTTAAAAAAAAGGTAAAAGACAAATAATCATTCTACTGCCCTCCTCTACCATCCTACAGGAAAGAAAAGAAAAAGCAGACGTACACTTTAAAATGAGAACAAAAATAAAGGCTTTCTTTCAAAGATGCTTCGAGACCCAAATGTAGCAATACGAAACTGTTGCTCTGTATTTCTCTTACAACAACTTGAGTCCACAGTCTGAAAGCAACCTcttacccacaaaacccaaaacaaCAAGTATCAAATAAAACAACCGACACCACATAAATTCAAAGTTTATCAGGAAATGACAGTCCACGATAATAAAAGCAACCTCTTATTTGTTGAGAAAATTGTATTCTATtaatcattttttattattatcaaTAAATATGCAGGTGGGTGTAGTGACTTTAAATCATTTATATGGATATGACCTTGGATAGTAGTACATTTTTATCTAGTGGTGGATGTACTGTTactaataaataaatattaattCATGAAACTGAGCATCCTTCTTACAATCCTGTTTCACAAGACCGACTTGGAAGTCATACAGAAGACGAGTGTGACGGAGACATACAAGCCAAATGTTTTCAAACTACTTGCAAAGCATGGAAAAAGACACATTGCTATTATACTGAAGTGCAATCTTTCTAAATGGAATGTAACTGTGTGAGGCCATATAATGAAACCTACAGGTAAAAACGTGATAACTAATACATCGCCAAGGCATATTCTTCTAGAGTGAAACGTGGGCACAGTTATCGGAACAGGGTCACATGCCCACTAGATGTTTTTGTTGTTAAAGCTTGTTAGCTCCACTAGTTTCAAAGTCATCAATAAATGTATAGTACCTCCAACAGTGTAAGTATTTTAATGTCTCTTTATTGACTCTCTAGTTAGGACAGTGAATGGGCTATGCCCCGCCCTGCCCTGCCCCGCCCCGCCCCGCCCCCCTTGTACTCTCTGTTCTCTGGCACCAAGGCCACCGACAGGGGGGGCTGGGGAGGGGCTAGACATCTAGATCGTCTGGCCTTGGCCGACTGCTCATGCGACTGCTGGCTCGACTGCAGGGCCTGGGGTCCATCAGGGCCAACGGCTGCAGCTCGTGCCCTGGGGTCAGTTTCTTACTCTCCTGGGTGTCGTCAGGGAAGTCAAAGGCCTGTGCATGGGAGTTGGAGATGGTGCTGCCATTATGGCCCAGGCGGTTCTGCTCCGTGCTGTAGTTGGCCCAGTTTTGCTCGTTGGCTTGCTTGTTGTAGTTGCGAACAGAGTTGGTTCTCTCCCCAGTGGCCAGCTTGTACCCCGGGGGTGACATGGGTGACAAGGGGGCAGTGGGAGAGGAACAGCCATTATAGTAGGCATACTTAGTGGTGGACAGATCCTTGGGAGTGGGGCTTAATGTCCCAGTGCCAGGGTAGTGGACGGGCGGTTGTTTCCCCTTCACGCGGTCTTTGATCCTCTTGAACGTCACGTAGAAGAGCTCAATGACATTCAGAACcagggagaccagagagaccacCAGCATGAAGATGATGAAGACGGTTTTCTCAGTGGGTCTGGAGAGGAAACAGTCTACTCTGTGGGGGCAGGGGGACCTCTCACAGGTGTAGACAGCGGCCAAGCTGAAGCCGTAAATGTACCACTGTATGACCAGGAAGCCCACCTCAAAGATGGACTTAAAGAAAATGCTGACGATGTAGGTTCTCAAGAGGGCTCCCTTCATCTTAACCTTCCCATGCTCCTCCAGCCCATGCTTGAGCTTTTTTAACTCAATCTTCTTCAGAGGTACGTCCACATCGCCTCCGTCATTCTGGATGGTTTTTAGCCCTTCCTCTTTGCGGTTAATCTTCTGCTCTATTCGCAACAGGTAGAACACATGGGCAAGGTAGAGAAGAGTCGGCGTCGAGACAAAGATAATCTGTAGCACCCAGAACCGTACATGTGATATAGGAAAGGATTTGTCGTAACACACATTCTCACAACCAGGTTGCTGGGTGTTGCACTTGAAGGCGGACTGCTCGTCCCCCCAGGCAGACTCCACAGCGGTTCCCAGCACCAGGATCCtgaagatgaagaggacagagagCCACACCTTCCCTCCAGCCGTGGAGTAAGCCTGAACCTTGTCCAGTAGCCTCCCCAAAGCACTCCAGTCACCCATGATGGAGTTTTAGCTGCAATTAGACAGAAAATAATGAATATACTGTAAGTGTTCAAACATATTCCTATATACAGTAAACATGGTTATATAGCGCTATATCTCAAGTTACATTTGTGAAtcggatcaaatcaaattgtgtttgtcacatgctccgaatacagtgaaatgcttacttacaagcccttaaccagttttaagaaaatacctaaacatttttaaaaagttttaaaaaaagtaAGATAAGTAAGATAAGTAAGatgagataagaaaaacaaataattaaaaagcagcagtaaataacaacagcggggctatatacagggggtaccggtacagagtcaatgtgtcaaatAAATCTCAATGTTTGAGGAAAATGTGTAACAACTAGGAGTCTTGTGATGGCTGTAGTGACGCACAGAACAAATCCAATTGCCGGAAAAGACCTGAACAAGACCAATGTCAACGACCCCCTTTCACTATGCTTAATGAATCATCAATCCAGAAAGCCAATTTAAAGGTCTTCCTATTGCAAGTAATGAGAGGAGAATCACATTGTGTGGTCCTGCCAGTGTTGATGGAACTTCTTAAAATACTGAGTAAGTGAACAGTGTAATCGTAGATGATAGGGCCCAGATTGGTGAAACACAAGCGCATACATTTGTTTCCCCTTCATCCGCAGGGTATGAAAACATGCGCCGGGGACCTGTTTCTCAGCAAACCATCGTTTGTTAACAACTGTAATAAACATGAAACAACGTAGAAATAAGAGACGCCGAccaaatgaaaatatgtcaaataGCGTGTATGTCAGCATTTGTCCATGTTAAATTGTGCCGTACTGTGTAATCTAAGGATTGCTATGCAAATACCCCCCAGTCTCAAAGAAATGTATGGCACATGTTCCGCACATAACACATGCATTTACTAGTCAGCGGAGAAAAGAACTACACGATCTTCATAATAGATGTGTCATTTTTATCCTCATTAACTATCATCCTCAGTAGATATCATTCCCAAAATCTGGTAGAAACTCTACCTGTGCAGCCTATGAAGGAAGTGGACAGTGTACTAAGGCATGATACTGTAGCTCTCTGCTCTCAGTGCAAGCCTAAGACTGGGGACCAACAGCTCTCCTgctggagagtgtctggaacacgCTCTCTCTGAGCCTCGGAGTCTAGAGCACAAGGCCCCAGTTCATTGTATGCATATTAGTGACCTGCCTAGCTCGGCTATAAAGACCCAATTCTTAATGATACTAATGACACTGCACGTCAGATGGGAATCAAGTTCGTAAACGTGAGTACCATCCGAATAAAGATTCTGAAAGATGTCAGTAAACAAATGAAGTCCCTGGAATGACTGCACAATAAACAACCATGGATGAGGAGAAGCCATCTGTTGAAGGGTGTACCAACAGCATGGCTTCACTTAGCTAATACTGTACTGCATACTGTGCAGGATGCCTACAGTATAGTGGAAAATAACCAAGGACTGCTTCTTACTCAACAATGATGGTACcatgataaaaataaaaataaacattaaaaaaatgtttcactgagtcgtttATAGGCCTATTTCATATCACAATACCATTTGGAAACttgaataataataaaaaacaggtCCATGTAGACATTGCTGGTCTACAGTAAGAACCCCACTGATGCCATCATCCCCCTGAGATCTCTGATCTTGAATTTATGTTATTACGGCAATGTAACGAGAAGTTGGGCGCATAAAGAAATGTGTAAGGTTGTAAGCACATCAGCTCAACTTCAAGATTCCCTTAGATTGGAACTGTGCTCTCGAGATGCAAGGAAGACCTTTAAAGATCTGAGTTGCCCAACTTGATCACACTTCACGAGGATATTCTATAAGGCCAAGGGGAAAATATCAATGAAGCATGTCAATATGCTTGGTTACGATGTAGCTGGTTTTAAAACAAATCATTCCCCAGTTTACAGTTTATAAGCTGTTCAGTTAAAGTCCTCTATAaagcttgtaaaaaaaaaaaatcattccaTGCTGCTTTGAGTAATTTGCCTCGGGTTACTCGTTTATCTTAAAAGCACTAAACAGACGAAattggtaaaaaataaaacagcAAAAGAAACAGATGGATCATTTAAACTTTTCATTGTTAAACACAGAAACAATTAAATGTTTTATAAAGGATATATTATGGACCATACTATAGCAGATAGCCTATAGAAATACAATGCGTCTGAATTGGCACAGTGTGTCTGGATTCTGAGCGCAAATGAGTTTCTCCGCATAACTTCTGACagtgacaaaaatatatatagatacgAATTTTTACCTCTTCATGTCAATAATAGCAGTTGATATAGCGCAAAGCTTACCTGGAAAGTTACTGAGAAGTCAGAAGAGAGCCCTTAGGGACTTTCTCCGTCACTTCTTGAAAACAGTCACCGCTATCTTGAAATCCAAGTTTGGGACCACGGAGAATCTGAGACTGACTTGTCAAACTTTCCTTGCTTATAACAGTCCACATAcgggctgggggagagagaaaaaaaataaacgATGGAGAGAAAAGTTTGGAGTCAGTCACCTGACCCCTACGTCAAGACTTAGACATCCCTACGCTCGGTTTCTGTACTTTTCTTCTACTGAAATGTAATTGTGCAATAGAAAAATGAACCTTTTTTTTAACAAAGATTAATAGCACCTTTTTCAGACCAGTATGAGTTTACCAAGATCAAGTCTACAGCCTATACTAAAGCGTTCTACATTAGGTCCTGTGGGCAAACCTGTAAACGAGTAGCCTAGTTGTGGAATAGGCTATGTTTTAATGGGTTAAAATAATTCACATTAATCGCATGTAGATCAAAACATGTTTGATAATCTTGTTTTTCATAATTTCTtatgccatgctatgttgttgtcctAGGTCtccctttatgtagtgttgtgttgtctctcttacgttttgtcctatatttatatttaatgTATTTCTAATCCCAGCCCCCCCATTCtggcaggaggccttttgccttttggtaggccttaattgtaaataataatttgttcttaactgacttgccttgttaaataaaggttcaataaaaaatgacGGACCGAAAGTGTCATGAAAGGTAATTTGTGTTGCGTGTGCTTATGTACAAAGATCTAGACCTATAGATAAGACTATAACATATAGCCTATACTGCAGATCAGCAGTGCTGTTCACGTCATCTCAATCACCAAGTTTATGCTGCCATCTAGTGTATGCTCTGGGAATGAGTGGCTGTGTGGTGTTTTTCTCATTTCCGTTTACAGCATACATAGCTTGCCAAACATTTGTCATCACACTGTCAGCATAGAAATGAACTGCAATATGAACAAACACATACTCAATTCACTGGAATGTAACTTTACACTTTTCATATTTCTTGTAGGCCACTCATTACAGTATGCCACTTCACAGAGCAGAATACCATCAAGTGAAATCTATTGGAAGCCTAACAACTGTTTTTCTCTTCCTCCAACAGTTCAGCTTCACTCTAGACTCTGTGTAGTAATGAGTGAGTGCTCTTTATGTCCATCCATGTTACCGTGCCATGCTGATTCTGGATTGTAGAGGGTGGCTGTGTTCTCAGATGAGTTGATATGCAGTGGGCACTGTTTCTTGGCTCCACATTTTACTCTGGTGAAAATCAAATAAAACACCTCGACCACATTCAAAACCAGAGACACACTGGCCACAACAAGCATTAATATTATGAAAATGGTCTTCTCTGTAGGACGGGACATGAAGCATTCAGCACCCAGTTTGGAACAGGGCTCTTGTTGACATTGGAAGAAGGATTTCATTTCAAACCCGTATAAGTAGTACTGTCCCACAATAAAAGCGAGCTCTAACGCTATCTTAAAGAGCAATTGGGTCATGTAGCTACGCAGCAGTATTCCCTTGATTTTGATTTTCCCCCTGTCATCTGTGTATTTGGGCTTCTTCAATGTGCCATTATCTTCTTGGCTGTGCAGTATGGCTCTCAGCTTGTTCTCCTGGCTGATGACATGCATGGCATGGCCCAGGTACAGAAGAGTTGGAGTGGAGATGAAGATTATCTGCATGACCCAGAAACGGATGTGTGATATGGGGAAGATCCAGTCGCAGCAGACATTTTTACAACCAGGTTCTTCGTTGTTGCAGTAGAAATCAGACTGTTCGTCGCCCCACACACTGTCAGCTCCAGCACCCAGAACCAGGATCCTGAAGCTAAACAGGACACTTATCCATATCTTCCCAATCACTGTTGAGTGGGACTGCACCTTGTCCAGTAATTTAAAAGATATGACCAGTCCCCCATTGTGGCTTATTAGTATCTATGGAATAAGAAAAGGAGTAGTCTAATTACATTTTATTCAGGAATCCCTTCATAGAGAAATAGTGAAATCCTACTAAGATTATACTTCGACTTTGATAGTAGACTAGTGAGCTGTCAACCCGACTGGAGAAGTACATTAGTTTCATAGGACTATTTTAAAATTAGGTTAAAATAATTTCTAATCAAAATCTATGATAGTTTACTGTATATTTCTATTGATATCTCAATTTACATGAGATACTGTATTATCCTCAGTTTGTACAAAActgatttacattttttttacatacattttcatcaACAAGCCAGAGGCGAGGAATAATGTTTGTGGCCATGGATTAGGATATTGAAAGACTGAAAGGGTAGGCCATTCTTATAAACCTGATGGGTTTGGTCAGCCTGACTCACAGTCACACTGCATGCTTGTTGTCACactttgtcacgacttccgccgaagtcggtccctctccttgtcgacgtcaccggtcttctagccatcgccgatccacctttcattttccttttgttttgtcttgttttcccacacacctggtatTCATTCCCTCAGTACATGTGGTGTATTTAACCCCTGTTCCcgccatgtatgtgtgtgtaattgtttattgtcagGTTGGCACTCTTCCAGCTGGTTTGCGCCAGGTTCTATTTTAAACCCGTGCTTTTGACAGCCTGTACTTTGTACCTTGTTATTTTTGTACTTAGTGCTGCCTCACCAGTTCTGAGGGCATTTGTTTTTGTGACGCGGTTGCGTTCTATTAATGTATTGCCTCAGTAAAGTGTCTTGtacactcatctctgctctgctgtgcCTGACTTCCAATGCATCAGCTACACCCACACTGTGACAGAATTACACACCCTTaagatggagtcagcaggagcaggtgccTCTGGTATAGGGGTCGAGGAGCACGTCCTGAGCACACAGCGATTATTCACCGCCTCGGCGCCGCCATGGACCGCGTCGTCCAGACGATGGAccactgggagagacagagagtcccTCCAGCGCCCTCCCCAGCATCACCGGGGTCTCCACTACTCACCCCCTCCACACCCCGGTCCAGTGGGATTCGTCTCGCACTTCCCAGGGAATATGGACGGAACGGCTGCACGCTGCCAGGGTTTCCTGTTTCCTGAGGAacctggtcttcctccctcacagggtaacaccacgatccttcAGTGACAGCACAGACCATCACCGAAGTGAGGCCCCGGTTTTGCACTGGGGGACTGGATCTGGCTCTCGAcctgaaacctgcccctccgcctgccctgctggAAGCTGGGTccgtggtttgtggggccatttaaagtcctgaggagactgaacgtgACGCGGTTGCGTTCTATTAATATATTGCCTCAGTAAAGTGTCTTgtccactcatctctgctctcctgcgcctgacttccaacgcaccagctacacccacacCTTGACACACTTTTACACCAATCAGACTTCACTTACGGATTTGACCCATGCAACAATGACCACCTTGAAAAGTGGATGATGCTCCACCCTCACCTCATGTTAACTTCAGCACAAAGAAGATCTAAACATGTGAGATCCAAACACACTCTGTGGAGTCATTCAACCCTCTCTGACTGTGCTGTCTGCAGAAAGTTAATGATTCTTACCGGATGTTTGTCTTATCTGAATGTTTGTGTCAGTACTTGAAATGATTGTACACAGCTGAGATCCTCCATGAGCAAACACATCTGTTGATATTAGGCATCTTTGAAAAGTACAGTTGCCTACTCTCTACAGTAGGTAAGAACCAAATACCATGGATCTTGTGAAAACCATGAATCCGCCCTGGCCTTTTGGATTTACAGACATTTGATTACTTCACAGGGATGAGACATTGGGTGTTGACTGACCAATGATGACATATTTAGTTGAAAAGACAGTTCTGAGGAAGAGCATGAGTTCCGCCTTCCTTGGTTTAAACATTTGTAAAGAGGAATGAAAGTCGTGCAGGGTGTCAGTGAGTATGGGGGTGGATGGTGTTGACATCATAATGATACAAACAGATGTCAAACTGTAAGAGGAGAGAATCCAATTCATCTAGAGAGTTCAGTAGAAAATAACTGGTGTGAGGAGACGGTGCTCACCTCTGAGGTGAGAAAGCTGCTTTGGTTTAGCAGTTGTATTCAGCGGGTACTGTATCCTTTAGTTTACATAGAACTTCGGCTGACTACTTTATCTACATTTGTAATAACACAATTATTATCACGttttcatgtgttttttttatctTCCCTTTGACCATTTAGCCAAACTTCATTCATGGAGGACTGGTCCTTTCTTGCCTCCCTGTTGGACAAAGTACAATCCCACTCTACGGTTCTCGGGAAGGTTTGACTGACTGTCCTGTTTGTGTTTAGACTGCTGGTATGGGTGGCAGGGATCGACAAAGTATGGGGAAATGAACAATCCTATATTGTCTGCAAAACACTTTCATCGGGCTGTAAGAGTTTGTGCTAAGACCGGGCTTTCCCCATCTCCCACATCTGCTTCTGGGTCCTTCAGATCGtcttcatctccaccaccactcGGGTTTACCTGGCTCATGTCAGACACGTCATCCGCATGGAGAACAAACTAAGATACCAACAATCAAAAGGAAATAAATGAAGTGTGAAGTCACCACGAATTACACTAACGACAAGGGGAAAGTTCACATAAAGGGGACCTTGCCTGTCAGTAACAtgtccaatgtttttttttaagattCTATTTGAGGTTGGATTCATAGTGGGTCAGTGTTCCCTGTATGGCTTCGTGTTGCCCAGTAAGATTAAATACAGTGGATACCCATGTAAGGGAGACCAGTGCTTCATGTCACGGCCCACTGAGAACGCTGTCTTTATCATCTTCCTGCAGGTGATGGCTTGTG
Encoded here:
- the LOC139407096 gene encoding gap junction alpha-1 protein-like is translated as MGDWSALGRLLDKVQAYSTAGGKVWLSVLFIFRILVLGTAVESAWGDEQSAFKCNTQQPGCENVCYDKSFPISHVRFWVLQIIFVSTPTLLYLAHVFYLLRIEQKINRKEEGLKTIQNDGGDVDVPLKKIELKKLKHGLEEHGKVKMKGALLRTYIVSIFFKSIFEVGFLVIQWYIYGFSLAAVYTCERSPCPHRVDCFLSRPTEKTVFIIFMLVVSLVSLVLNVIELFYVTFKRIKDRVKGKQPPVHYPGTGTLSPTPKDLSTTKYAYYNGCSSPTAPLSPMSPPGYKLATGERTNSVRNYNKQANEQNWANYSTEQNRLGHNGSTISNSHAQAFDFPDDTQESKKLTPGHELQPLALMDPRPCSRASSRMSSRPRPDDLDV